The uncultured Campylobacter sp. genome includes a region encoding these proteins:
- a CDS encoding barstar family protein → MSLNFKTRSAAKIIIDGTKIRRKDQIFALFAAALNFKPEYIANLDALYDALGERGGRILVVIKRGGILKLRLGKFYDILLDVLCSGEAKILIL, encoded by the coding sequence ATGAGTTTAAATTTTAAAACGCGCAGCGCCGCAAAGATCATCATAGACGGCACAAAGATTAGGCGCAAAGATCAAATTTTCGCGCTGTTTGCCGCGGCACTAAATTTCAAGCCCGAATACATCGCAAATTTAGACGCACTTTACGATGCGCTTGGCGAGCGAGGCGGACGGATCTTAGTCGTCATCAAAAGGGGCGGAATTTTAAAACTAAGGCTGGGTAAATTTTATGATATTTTGCTGGATGTTTTGTGCAGCGGCGAGGCGAAAATTTTAATCTTATGA
- a CDS encoding ribonuclease domain-containing protein — translation MAKKLIPLAIFAVLLLVLNLISNSRGPTAKDERIFTSKTLDAASRKSGVQNSASSTDRKISSSQNPANGTGAKDESGARSADGGAGRGADLGDLKSHPQVNEPAATNPKDEADIHRRRSADYEASQSQNPAENSKNQLADEPCISRECVSAHIRRTDSLPQNFITKKQAGELGWQGGDLWKYARGKSIGGDRFGNFERRLPDKKGRIWRECDIEYRGGPRGAKRLIFSNDGLIFYTADHYESFERVQ, via the coding sequence GTGGCAAAAAAGCTGATTCCGCTCGCAATTTTCGCAGTACTTCTTTTGGTGCTAAATTTGATCTCCAATTCGCGTGGCCCCACAGCTAAAGATGAGCGGATTTTTACCTCCAAAACCCTGGATGCTGCGTCGCGTAAAAGCGGCGTGCAAAATTCTGCAAGCAGCACCGATCGTAAAATTTCAAGCTCGCAAAATCCTGCAAACGGCACCGGCGCAAAAGATGAGAGCGGTGCAAGAAGCGCAGACGGCGGGGCGGGGCGCGGAGCAGACCTAGGAGATTTAAAATCTCATCCGCAAGTAAACGAGCCCGCCGCGACAAATCCTAAAGATGAGGCGGATATCCACAGGCGGCGTAGCGCAGATTATGAAGCTTCGCAATCTCAAAATCCCGCCGAAAATTCTAAAAATCAGCTTGCGGACGAGCCCTGTATAAGCAGGGAGTGCGTGAGCGCTCATATCCGCCGTACGGACTCTTTACCGCAAAATTTTATCACGAAAAAGCAGGCTGGCGAGCTTGGCTGGCAGGGCGGCGATCTGTGGAAATACGCGCGTGGCAAGAGCATAGGCGGCGATCGTTTCGGCAATTTCGAGCGTAGGCTACCTGATAAAAAGGGGCGGATCTGGCGCGAGTGCGACATCGAGTATCGCGGCGGCCCGCGCGGCGCGAAGCGGCTGATATTTTCAAACGACGGGCTGATCTTTTACACCGCCGATCATTATGAAAGCTTTGAGCGCGTGCAATGA
- a CDS encoding DedA family protein, which translates to MESMFANLHTWGYLILFLYSLGGGFLALAAAGVLSSAGELNIVLCIVIACISNFIGDSGLFLVSRYNKKEIMPYLRKQRRNLALAQILFRKYGDRIILIKKFIYGLKTLVPIAIGITKYSFLKFSVINAVSSLIWALVVGLLSYYAGDFVRELYAHVKDAPWIAPLALGAIVAAIVLYFRFATRKRG; encoded by the coding sequence ATGGAGTCGATGTTTGCAAACCTCCATACGTGGGGGTATCTGATACTGTTTTTATATTCGCTGGGCGGAGGATTTTTGGCGCTTGCGGCGGCGGGCGTGCTAAGCTCGGCCGGCGAGCTCAATATCGTCTTATGCATCGTAATCGCCTGCATATCGAACTTCATAGGCGATTCGGGGCTATTTTTAGTAAGCCGCTACAATAAAAAAGAGATCATGCCATATCTGCGCAAACAGCGCCGAAACCTCGCTCTGGCGCAGATTTTGTTTCGTAAATACGGCGACCGTATCATTTTGATTAAAAAATTTATCTACGGTCTCAAAACCCTCGTGCCGATCGCGATCGGCATCACAAAATATTCATTTTTAAAATTTAGCGTCATCAATGCCGTAAGCTCGCTCATTTGGGCGCTTGTGGTGGGGCTACTGAGCTACTATGCGGGCGATTTCGTGCGCGAGCTCTATGCGCATGTCAAGGACGCACCGTGGATCGCTCCGCTGGCTCTAGGCGCGATAGTAGCGGCGATCGTGCTCTATTTTCGCTTCGCCACGCGCAAAAGAGGCTAG
- a CDS encoding lipid-binding SYLF domain-containing protein, translating into MKKFIIALFLLFSAAFAEDELIIDSASAYSSVMRTNAQYKYLAQQARAIVIFPSVKKLGFIIGGMYGEGIIIYNNDGAHSVSGAEISSASVGLQIGYEDNYLVIFVMHDDVIQKMRNSQITLSGDATAVAGNYSADSGSLDVLNQDMYVFTNKGGLFAGVSLGGSVLETKNDRAFDPNTEGYALLMRVIGADE; encoded by the coding sequence ATGAAAAAATTTATAATCGCTTTATTTTTGCTTTTTAGCGCGGCATTTGCCGAGGATGAGCTCATCATTGATAGCGCGAGTGCCTATTCGTCGGTGATGCGCACGAACGCGCAGTATAAATACCTAGCGCAGCAAGCTCGCGCGATAGTGATATTTCCGAGCGTCAAGAAGCTGGGTTTCATCATAGGCGGAATGTATGGCGAGGGGATCATCATCTATAATAACGACGGCGCGCACAGCGTTAGCGGCGCTGAGATCAGCAGCGCCAGCGTAGGACTTCAGATCGGCTATGAGGATAATTATCTAGTCATTTTCGTAATGCATGACGATGTAATCCAAAAAATGCGAAATTCCCAAATCACGCTTTCGGGCGATGCGACGGCAGTTGCAGGTAACTACAGCGCCGATTCCGGCTCTTTAGATGTGCTAAATCAAGATATGTACGTCTTTACGAATAAAGGCGGGCTGTTTGCGGGCGTGAGCCTGGGCGGTTCGGTGCTGGAGACCAAAAATGACCGCGCTTTTGATCCAAATACCGAGGGCTATGCGCTTTTGATGCGAGTAATTGGCGCAGATGAGTAA
- the rny gene encoding ribonuclease Y: MIEILIALCALAVGAGIGYLVARKINNANYDFFVEQAKAKAKAIEFEAEGILRNSKISVQEAEFEAKKKYEDKASKLQKEFNVKFDELGKKEHALLTEQEILKDSKKELESAKKEAKFLYEEGSNLKKSYEEKLAEALKVLERVAGFTQDEARAQVLKKVEEQSRTDIAHIVRKYEEEAKKEARKKANYILAQATSRFAGEFAAERLINVVNIKNDELKGRIIGKEGRNIKALEMTLGVDVIIDDTPNAIIVSSHNLYRRAIAVRVIETLIEDGRIQPARIEDIYKKVSDEFEASIAEEGENIVMDLGLSKIHPEILKLIGKLKFRASYGQNALAHSLEVAHLAGIIAAETGGDQKLAKRAGLLHDIGKALTHEYEGSHVDLGAEVCRRYKEHPVVINAIYAHHGHEEATSVESAAVCAADALSAARPGARREVLESYLKRVSDIEAIAMSKTGVKQAYAINAGREIRVIVNAKLMNDDEAVLVAKEIASEIQDKVQFPGEIKVNVIRELRAVEIAK, encoded by the coding sequence ATGATAGAGATTTTAATCGCCTTGTGCGCTCTTGCGGTGGGCGCTGGAATAGGATATTTAGTAGCTAGAAAGATCAATAACGCCAATTACGATTTTTTCGTAGAACAAGCCAAAGCTAAAGCCAAAGCTATAGAATTTGAAGCCGAGGGCATCTTGCGAAATTCTAAAATTTCGGTGCAGGAAGCGGAGTTTGAAGCTAAGAAAAAATACGAAGATAAGGCAAGCAAACTGCAGAAAGAATTTAACGTTAAATTTGACGAGCTCGGCAAAAAGGAGCACGCGCTTCTAACCGAGCAAGAAATTTTAAAAGACAGTAAAAAAGAGCTCGAAAGTGCCAAAAAAGAGGCGAAATTCCTCTACGAAGAGGGCTCAAATTTAAAGAAAAGCTATGAAGAGAAGTTGGCCGAAGCGCTTAAGGTGCTTGAGCGCGTGGCGGGCTTTACGCAGGACGAGGCGCGCGCACAGGTGCTTAAAAAGGTCGAGGAGCAAAGCCGCACCGACATCGCTCACATCGTGCGAAAATATGAAGAGGAAGCCAAAAAAGAGGCGCGAAAAAAGGCGAATTATATTTTGGCGCAGGCTACGTCGCGCTTTGCGGGCGAGTTTGCGGCAGAGCGGCTTATCAACGTCGTAAATATCAAAAACGACGAGCTCAAAGGCCGTATCATCGGCAAGGAGGGGCGCAACATAAAGGCGCTTGAGATGACCTTGGGCGTGGACGTTATCATCGACGATACCCCGAATGCGATCATCGTAAGCTCGCACAATCTATACCGTCGCGCCATCGCCGTTCGAGTTATCGAAACGCTTATCGAGGACGGCAGAATTCAGCCTGCGCGCATCGAGGACATCTACAAAAAAGTGAGCGACGAATTTGAAGCTAGTATTGCCGAAGAGGGCGAAAATATCGTAATGGATCTAGGCCTCAGCAAAATTCATCCTGAAATTTTAAAACTCATCGGCAAGCTTAAATTTCGCGCGAGTTACGGACAGAACGCCCTTGCGCACAGCCTTGAGGTCGCGCATCTTGCAGGCATCATCGCCGCAGAAACGGGCGGGGATCAAAAGCTAGCTAAGCGAGCGGGTCTGCTTCACGACATCGGCAAGGCGCTAACTCACGAATACGAGGGCTCGCACGTAGATCTGGGCGCCGAGGTGTGCCGCCGCTACAAAGAGCATCCGGTAGTGATAAACGCTATCTACGCCCACCACGGCCACGAGGAGGCTACCAGCGTGGAAAGCGCCGCAGTCTGTGCCGCAGACGCGCTAAGCGCCGCGCGCCCGGGCGCTAGACGAGAGGTGCTAGAGAGCTATCTAAAACGCGTTAGCGACATCGAAGCGATCGCGATGAGTAAAACCGGCGTCAAGCAAGCCTACGCGATCAACGCAGGTCGCGAGATCCGCGTCATTGTAAACGCCAAGCTTATGAACGACGACGAGGCGGTTTTGGTGGCTAAAGAGATCGCTTCGGAGATCCAAGATAAGGTTCAATTCCCAGGTGAGATTAAGGTCAATGTCATACGCGAGCTACGCGCGGTCGAGATAGCCAAATAA
- a CDS encoding 5-formyltetrahydrofolate cyclo-ligase, whose protein sequence is MQKNEFRAICKSRLKSHAARAARCEHYALLWRLERLIKFLKARKILIFLPMSYEPNVLILRKKLSKSCEFYVPFMVDISLKMVRLRQPFKISRFGLRQTLPQNGYFKKVDLAVVPAIGVDGAMARIGHGKGFYDMFFSGLKLKPAIAFVSIKDCFCSEILSLDHDVKGDFYITPSQNYLKRGKYDRDFNRLVRSCGGRWNRIFSS, encoded by the coding sequence ATGCAAAAGAATGAATTTAGAGCAATTTGCAAATCGCGCTTAAAATCTCACGCCGCGCGCGCGGCTAGATGCGAGCATTACGCACTTTTATGGCGGCTTGAGCGGCTGATAAAATTTTTAAAAGCGCGCAAAATTTTGATATTTTTACCGATGAGTTACGAGCCGAACGTTTTGATTTTAAGAAAAAAGCTATCAAAAAGCTGCGAATTTTACGTTCCGTTTATGGTGGATATTAGCTTAAAAATGGTAAGATTGCGCCAGCCTTTTAAAATTTCACGCTTTGGGCTGCGGCAGACGCTTCCGCAAAACGGGTATTTTAAAAAGGTCGATTTAGCCGTGGTTCCAGCTATCGGAGTGGATGGCGCAATGGCTAGAATAGGACATGGGAAAGGATTTTACGATATGTTTTTTTCAGGTCTGAAGCTTAAGCCCGCAATCGCGTTCGTGAGTATAAAAGACTGCTTTTGCAGCGAAATTTTATCGCTTGATCACGACGTAAAGGGCGATTTTTACATAACTCCGAGCCAAAATTACCTAAAAAGAGGAAAGTATGATAGAGATTTTAATCGCCTTGTGCGCTCTTGCGGTGGGCGCTGGAATAGGATATTTAGTAGCTAG
- a CDS encoding TlpA disulfide reductase family protein yields MKFRFFLALFTAVLFLAGCGDDEDKKSSDTPTEANATQPQSETEAVIQVDYTAPFTLQLSNGKILNMQKTKQGFRIDNNSTVTLFAFFTPWCDACAVQVSALNAAKQAYSGKLDIIGVMIGDANLDDAKNYASAHEVNYAIAYGEGTDFFTKALGGINEVPYMAIYDEKGEFSAQYFGLMPEEILMTELEKIF; encoded by the coding sequence ATGAAATTTCGTTTTTTTCTAGCGCTTTTTACGGCTGTTTTATTTCTTGCGGGTTGCGGCGATGATGAGGATAAAAAATCAAGCGATACCCCGACCGAGGCCAACGCCACGCAGCCGCAGTCCGAAACTGAAGCCGTGATCCAGGTCGATTATACTGCTCCTTTTACACTTCAGCTAAGTAACGGAAAAATTTTAAATATGCAAAAGACAAAGCAGGGTTTTCGAATCGATAATAACTCCACCGTGACGCTATTTGCGTTTTTTACGCCGTGGTGCGACGCCTGCGCCGTGCAAGTAAGCGCGCTAAACGCCGCCAAACAAGCCTACTCCGGCAAGCTTGACATAATCGGCGTGATGATCGGTGATGCAAATTTAGACGATGCAAAAAATTACGCAAGCGCGCACGAAGTAAATTACGCGATCGCTTACGGCGAAGGGACGGACTTTTTTACAAAGGCGCTAGGCGGCATAAACGAAGTGCCGTATATGGCGATATACGATGAAAAAGGCGAGTTTAGCGCGCAGTATTTCGGGCTGATGCCGGAAGAAATTTTAATGACCGAATTGGAGAAAATTTTTTGA
- the ftsY gene encoding signal recognition particle-docking protein FtsY, translating into MFEFFKKGLSKTIDAMRGAKSEDKISKEILEEMLLEADVGYELVEEILEKLPAKKLIAKDDLKGVLKNYFDYEIAKPADEKPFVELIIGVNGAGKTTTTAKLANLYKNSGESVILGACDTFRAGAVEQLRKWAQILNLPIVATAQGHDPAAVAFDTVSSASAKNIDRVLIDTAGRLQNQKNLAAELEKIVRICDRAKSGAPHRKIIVLDATQGNHSVAQAKAFNEIVRLDGIIITKLDGTPKGGALFAIARELRLPIFFVGVGERMEDLAEFNSDEFVETLVDGIYA; encoded by the coding sequence ATGTTCGAATTTTTTAAAAAAGGGCTTAGCAAGACCATAGACGCGATGCGAGGCGCGAAAAGCGAAGATAAAATTTCAAAAGAAATCCTAGAAGAGATGCTGCTTGAAGCCGACGTAGGCTACGAGCTTGTGGAGGAAATTTTAGAAAAACTGCCCGCAAAAAAGCTGATCGCCAAAGACGATCTCAAGGGCGTTTTAAAGAACTATTTCGATTATGAGATCGCTAAACCCGCAGATGAGAAGCCCTTCGTAGAGCTCATCATCGGCGTAAACGGCGCTGGCAAAACTACAACAACCGCAAAGCTTGCAAATTTATATAAAAATAGCGGCGAAAGCGTGATTTTAGGCGCATGCGACACTTTTCGCGCAGGCGCGGTCGAGCAGCTGCGCAAATGGGCGCAGATCCTAAATCTACCGATCGTAGCGACCGCGCAGGGGCATGATCCCGCTGCCGTGGCATTTGACACCGTAAGTTCGGCAAGCGCCAAAAACATCGATCGCGTCCTGATCGACACCGCCGGACGCTTGCAAAACCAGAAAAATTTAGCCGCGGAGTTAGAGAAGATCGTACGAATATGTGACCGCGCAAAAAGCGGCGCACCGCACCGAAAGATCATCGTGCTCGACGCCACTCAGGGCAATCACAGCGTCGCGCAAGCCAAGGCGTTCAACGAGATCGTAAGGCTCGACGGTATCATCATCACGAAGCTCGACGGCACGCCCAAAGGCGGCGCACTTTTCGCCATAGCGCGCGAACTGCGGCTACCGATATTTTTCGTCGGCGTGGGCGAGCGGATGGAGGATTTGGCGGAATTTAACTCGGATGAGTTCGTAGAGACGCTGGTGGATGGGATTTACGCTTAA
- the brnQ gene encoding branched-chain amino acid transport system II carrier protein, with protein sequence MKGKLSRSQFLTISLTLFAMFFGAGNFIFPPGLGRESGQNFYIAIMFFCATAVLLPVLGVAGIARAKGLQSLVRRIDPVFAIVFTALLYLTIGPLFAIPRAANMPFDIAIKPFIAEDRLQIWLFVYSAAYFALNYYICMNPSKLVDLLGKYLTPILLALILLLFGAGFLFPIGSFVAPSGEYVDHAAAKGFVEGYQTMDALASLAFGIIVINAIKATGVSDEKHLVTSTIKAGMMSGVILMTIYFMLGYLGATSAELFKDTPNINGAELLSRVSDHYFGRVGVVILGSAFFLACITTTLGLISSASEYFEELTKGKIKYKTWAIAWCVIGFGVANFGLTTIIKGSIPVLVAIYPISIMLIILSLINPWIDSSKLIYRACVYVCVVEGVINGLDILGISVPLVTFIVKKMPFYDSMLGWIVPSTVTFAVTYVLHLIFEKRDDSF encoded by the coding sequence ATGAAGGGCAAGCTTAGTAGAAGCCAGTTTTTGACGATATCGCTTACGCTATTTGCGATGTTTTTCGGTGCGGGAAATTTTATTTTTCCGCCGGGTCTCGGTAGGGAATCCGGACAGAATTTTTATATCGCGATAATGTTTTTTTGCGCTACGGCAGTGCTTCTGCCGGTACTCGGCGTCGCAGGCATCGCGCGCGCAAAGGGACTTCAAAGCCTGGTGCGCCGCATAGATCCCGTGTTTGCGATCGTTTTTACCGCGCTTTTGTATCTTACTATCGGGCCTCTTTTTGCGATACCGCGTGCGGCAAATATGCCTTTTGATATCGCGATTAAGCCTTTTATTGCGGAAGATCGCCTTCAAATTTGGCTATTTGTTTATTCGGCGGCATATTTTGCGCTGAACTATTACATCTGTATGAACCCTTCAAAGCTCGTCGATCTACTAGGAAAATACCTCACGCCGATACTTTTGGCGCTTATTTTGCTACTTTTCGGCGCGGGATTTTTATTTCCTATCGGAAGCTTCGTCGCTCCTAGCGGCGAGTACGTTGATCACGCCGCAGCAAAGGGCTTCGTAGAGGGCTATCAAACGATGGACGCGCTTGCGTCGCTAGCATTCGGCATCATCGTAATTAACGCCATTAAAGCAACCGGCGTAAGCGACGAGAAGCACCTCGTCACCTCTACGATAAAGGCGGGAATGATGTCGGGCGTCATACTGATGACGATATATTTTATGCTGGGCTATCTGGGCGCGACCTCCGCGGAGCTTTTCAAGGATACGCCGAATATCAACGGAGCGGAGCTTCTGTCGCGAGTAAGCGATCATTACTTCGGAAGAGTGGGCGTAGTGATCCTAGGCAGCGCATTTTTCCTAGCCTGCATCACCACGACGCTGGGTCTTATAAGCTCGGCTAGCGAATACTTTGAAGAGCTTACGAAAGGCAAGATCAAATATAAAACCTGGGCGATCGCTTGGTGCGTGATCGGCTTTGGAGTCGCAAATTTCGGCCTTACGACCATCATCAAAGGCTCCATCCCGGTCCTCGTCGCTATTTATCCGATCTCGATCATGCTGATAATCCTCTCGCTGATCAACCCGTGGATCGATTCGAGCAAGCTGATTTACCGTGCTTGCGTCTATGTCTGCGTAGTCGAGGGCGTCATAAACGGGCTTGATATTTTGGGGATTTCGGTGCCGCTTGTTACGTTTATCGTAAAGAAAATGCCGTTTTACGACTCGATGCTAGGCTGGATAGTGCCTAGCACAGTGACCTTCGCCGTAACATACGTGCTGCATCTAATCTTTGAAAAAAGAGATGATAGCTTTTAA
- the radA gene encoding DNA repair protein RadA, with translation MAKIKTTIFECQHCGNQQSRWLGRCPDCGAFDSFVELKPAQIKALKEIEGELARASSASAKAISEIQIEQISRIDTKDSELNLVLGGGVVEGSLVLIGGSPGIGKSTLLLKIAANLASGGRAVLYVSGEESASQIKMRAQRLGAISEQLFLLTEINLSAVLEEVERRDYKFIVIDSIQTLFSDKASSAPGSITQVREITFELMRLAKARGISIFIIGHITKEGSIAGPRILEHMVDVVLYFEGDASKQLRILRGFKNRFGATSEVGIFEMGPHGLVSAKDVASKFFTRGKAVSGSAITITMEGTRALVVEIQALVCESGYPKRSATGFDKNRLDMLLALLDRKLEIGLGGYDVFVNVSGGVKITETACDLAVVAAIVSSFKNRPISKESVFIGEVSLNGEIREIFNLDARLKEAAMQKFKNAIVPMKPQNAQGLKIFHATEITQILDWM, from the coding sequence ATGGCGAAAATTAAAACCACAATTTTTGAGTGCCAGCACTGCGGCAATCAGCAAAGCAGATGGCTCGGCAGATGCCCCGACTGCGGCGCATTCGATAGCTTTGTCGAGCTCAAGCCCGCTCAGATCAAAGCGCTAAAAGAGATCGAGGGCGAGCTTGCCCGCGCCTCATCCGCAAGCGCCAAAGCGATCAGCGAGATACAGATCGAGCAAATTTCGCGCATCGACACCAAGGATAGCGAGCTAAATTTAGTCCTCGGAGGCGGCGTCGTAGAGGGCTCGCTCGTGCTAATCGGCGGCAGCCCCGGCATCGGAAAATCCACGCTACTGCTTAAGATCGCGGCAAATTTAGCAAGCGGCGGCCGTGCGGTGCTTTACGTAAGCGGCGAAGAGAGCGCTAGCCAGATCAAAATGCGTGCGCAGCGGCTAGGCGCGATAAGCGAGCAGCTGTTTTTACTCACCGAGATAAATCTAAGCGCCGTGCTTGAAGAGGTGGAGCGCAGGGATTATAAGTTTATCGTCATCGACAGCATCCAGACGCTTTTTAGCGACAAGGCCTCCTCTGCGCCGGGCTCGATCACGCAGGTGCGCGAGATCACCTTCGAGCTGATGCGACTTGCCAAGGCGCGCGGAATTTCGATCTTCATCATCGGCCACATCACCAAAGAGGGCTCGATCGCAGGCCCGCGCATATTAGAGCATATGGTGGACGTGGTGCTGTATTTCGAGGGCGATGCGAGCAAGCAGCTTAGAATTTTGCGCGGTTTTAAAAACCGCTTCGGGGCTACGAGCGAGGTGGGGATTTTCGAGATGGGGCCGCACGGGCTCGTAAGCGCCAAGGACGTCGCGAGTAAATTTTTCACGCGCGGCAAGGCGGTAAGCGGCTCGGCGATCACGATCACGATGGAGGGTACGCGCGCGCTTGTCGTAGAGATCCAAGCGCTCGTGTGCGAGAGCGGCTACCCGAAGCGTAGCGCTACGGGCTTTGATAAAAACCGCCTCGATATGCTTCTAGCGCTACTTGATCGCAAGCTTGAGATCGGGCTTGGCGGATACGACGTCTTCGTAAACGTAAGCGGCGGTGTAAAAATCACCGAAACGGCGTGCGATCTAGCCGTCGTCGCGGCGATCGTAAGCAGCTTCAAAAACCGCCCGATCAGCAAAGAGAGCGTCTTCATCGGTGAGGTGAGCCTAAACGGCGAGATCAGAGAGATCTTCAACCTCGATGCGCGCCTGAAGGAAGCCGCGATGCAGAAATTTAAAAACGCGATCGTCCCGATGAAGCCGCAAAACGCGCAGGGGCTTAAAATTTTTCACGCTACCGAGATCACGCAAATTTTAGATTGGATGTGA
- a CDS encoding transporter substrate-binding domain-containing protein, producing MKKSLFLILLSCIFALANSLSQIKQSKVIRIAVYENEPPFSRVTDNGFEGFDVELANAIGGKILGDTGGRIELIPVSAQARFPSIQNNQADMLIAAASVTEERKKNYEFSMPYLSVNSGVLTRKSDNIQKMSDLRGKKVGVIRGSTGEAFMQKDGGYNLVYCKNSSDCYKRLKSGEIDGACDDNLFVMVYPVADPSVEVNIKSLGENVFLGIAMQKGNADLAEAVNQALISLSKEGFFKKAYNDTFEPFYKGTVDKKYFLLDDIYSFF from the coding sequence ATGAAAAAATCACTGTTTTTAATTCTTTTATCTTGCATCTTTGCGCTTGCGAATTCTTTAAGCCAAATAAAGCAGAGTAAAGTCATTCGTATCGCCGTTTATGAAAATGAACCTCCGTTTAGTAGGGTCACGGATAACGGCTTTGAGGGCTTTGACGTGGAGCTTGCTAATGCAATCGGAGGCAAAATTTTAGGCGATACCGGCGGCAGGATCGAGCTCATACCGGTATCGGCGCAAGCGCGCTTTCCGTCCATTCAAAATAATCAGGCGGATATGCTTATCGCGGCTGCAAGCGTTACTGAGGAGAGAAAGAAAAATTATGAGTTTTCGATGCCCTATCTTTCGGTAAATTCCGGAGTTTTAACCAGAAAAAGCGACAATATCCAAAAAATGAGCGATTTGCGAGGTAAGAAAGTAGGCGTCATCCGCGGCTCCACGGGCGAAGCGTTTATGCAAAAGGACGGTGGCTACAATCTAGTGTATTGCAAAAATTCCTCCGATTGCTACAAGCGGCTAAAAAGTGGCGAGATCGACGGCGCGTGCGACGATAATCTATTTGTGATGGTCTATCCGGTCGCAGATCCTAGCGTCGAGGTTAATATCAAAAGTCTTGGCGAGAACGTATTTTTAGGCATCGCGATGCAAAAAGGCAACGCAGATCTCGCAGAAGCCGTCAATCAAGCGCTCATCTCGCTTAGTAAAGAGGGCTTTTTCAAAAAGGCGTATAACGATACTTTCGAGCCTTTCTACAAAGGCACCGTCGATAAAAAATACTTCCTTTTAGACGACATATACAGCTTCTTTTAA
- a CDS encoding transporter substrate-binding domain-containing protein, translating to MKKSFFLIILSAIFVFANSLSEIKQSKVIRVGVYENEPPFSKSSEKGFEGFEVELANALAGKIFGNSGGRIELIPVTNEVRFPMLQNNQADMIIAAASITEERKGSVDFSMPYFTVNLGILTKKDSNIHKIGDLMGKKIGIIRKTTGEAYIKKDGGYNVSYCNDSVDCYRRLKSGEIDGYCNNNLFVMVYPIVDPAVEVNIKNLGDNVFLGVAVQKGNAELLEAINKGLIALSKEGFFKKAYEDTFESFYKGTVDKKYFLLDDLYSFF from the coding sequence ATGAAAAAGTCATTTTTTCTTATTATATTGTCGGCGATCTTTGTTTTTGCGAATTCCTTAAGCGAAATAAAGCAAAGCAAGGTTATCAGAGTGGGCGTTTATGAAAATGAGCCGCCTTTTAGTAAGTCGAGCGAGAAAGGCTTTGAGGGATTTGAGGTCGAGCTTGCCAATGCGCTAGCCGGTAAAATTTTCGGCAACAGCGGCGGTCGTATCGAGCTTATACCGGTAACGAACGAAGTGCGCTTTCCGATGCTTCAAAATAATCAAGCCGATATGATAATCGCGGCTGCAAGTATCACTGAAGAGCGTAAAGGCAGCGTGGATTTTTCGATGCCGTATTTTACGGTAAATTTGGGAATTTTAACGAAAAAAGACTCAAATATTCACAAAATAGGCGATCTGATGGGCAAAAAGATCGGCATCATCCGCAAGACTACCGGCGAGGCGTATATCAAAAAAGACGGCGGTTATAATGTTTCTTATTGCAACGATTCGGTCGATTGCTATAGGAGATTAAAAAGTGGCGAGATCGACGGGTATTGCAACAACAACCTTTTTGTAATGGTCTATCCGATCGTAGATCCTGCAGTCGAAGTCAATATCAAAAATTTAGGCGATAATGTATTTTTGGGCGTCGCGGTGCAAAAGGGTAACGCAGAGCTGCTAGAAGCGATCAATAAAGGTCTGATCGCGCTTAGCAAAGAGGGCTTTTTCAAAAAGGCTTACGAGGATACTTTCGAATCCTTCTATAAAGGCACCGTCGATAAAAAATATTTCTTGCTTGACGATCTTTACAGCTTTTTTTAA